A stretch of the Saprospiraceae bacterium genome encodes the following:
- a CDS encoding SPFH domain-containing protein, with amino-acid sequence MDEKVFKPISGWFILMLSLVIVILIVLVEDPIFKIISGFVLALVLLGFIIVNPNNSKVMTLFGKYVGSIKQDGFYWANPFFLKRNLSLRARNFESDRLKVNDKRGNPIQIGVILVWKVRNTFKAQFEVEDYLHFVKVQTDAAVRKLAGSFSYDHVDDHKEITLRSEESEVNRVLEKELHERLEIAGIEVLEARIGYLAYAPEIAAAMLKRQQAEAIVSARYKIVEGAIGMVDGALKQLSDKGIVKMDDHEKVKLVSNLMVVLCSDKETVPIVEATA; translated from the coding sequence ATGGATGAAAAAGTGTTTAAACCAATTTCAGGTTGGTTTATATTAATGTTATCATTGGTAATTGTAATATTAATTGTTCTGGTAGAAGATCCGATTTTTAAAATTATTTCAGGATTTGTCCTTGCTCTGGTTTTACTTGGTTTTATTATAGTAAATCCAAACAATTCCAAAGTGATGACCCTTTTTGGAAAATATGTTGGTTCTATCAAGCAAGATGGATTTTATTGGGCCAATCCGTTTTTTCTAAAAAGAAATCTATCACTTCGCGCACGAAATTTTGAAAGTGATCGCTTAAAAGTGAATGATAAACGCGGGAATCCCATTCAAATTGGGGTTATCTTGGTTTGGAAAGTAAGGAATACATTTAAAGCGCAATTTGAAGTTGAAGATTATCTGCATTTCGTAAAAGTGCAAACAGATGCAGCGGTTCGGAAACTTGCAGGAAGTTTTTCCTACGATCATGTGGATGACCATAAGGAAATTACCCTGCGATCAGAAGAAAGTGAAGTAAATAGAGTTTTGGAAAAAGAACTTCATGAAAGGCTGGAAATAGCTGGCATTGAAGTTTTGGAAGCTAGAATTGGCTATCTGGCTTATGCTCCGGAAATTGCAGCCGCAATGCTTAAAAGACAACAAGCAGAGGCAATCGTATCAGCCCGATACAAAATAGTTGAAGGTGCTATTGGGATGGTAGATGGAGCTTTAAAGCAATTGTCGGATAAAGGAATTGTCAAAATGGACGACCATGAAAAAGTGAAACTGGTCAGTAATCTCATGGTGGTGTTGTGCTCAGATAAAGAAACCGTTCCGATCGTTGAGGCAACTGCCTAA